One region of Mus pahari chromosome 16, PAHARI_EIJ_v1.1, whole genome shotgun sequence genomic DNA includes:
- the LOC110333774 gene encoding tubulin beta-2A chain-like, whose translation MREIVHIQAGQCGNQIGAKFWEVISDEHGIDPTGSYHGDSDLQLERINVYYNEAAGNKYVPRAILVDLEPGTMDSVRSGPFGQIFRPDNFVFGMSSCSVRAGQMTHSLPSSRGLYSSVCSIQLSLCPTHPKSWPNLVDNEALYDICFRTLKLTTPTYGDLNHLVSATMSGVTTCLRFPGQLNADLRKLAVNMVPFPRLHFFMPGFAPLTSRGSQQYRALTVPELTQQMFDSKNMMAACDPRHGRYLTVAAIFRGRMSMKEVDEQMLNVQNKNSSYFVEWIPNNVKTAVCDIPPRGLKMSATFIGNSTAIQELFKRISEQFTAMFRRKAFLHWYTGEGMDEMEFTEAESNMNDLVSEYQQYQDATADEQGEFEEEEGEDEA comes from the exons ATGCGCGAGATCGTGCACATCCAGGCCGGCCAGTGTGGCAACCAGATCGGCGCTAAG TTTTGGGAGGTGATAAGTGATGAGCATGGCATCGACCCCACTGGCAGTTACCATGGAGACAGTGACTTGCAGCTGGAGAGAATCAATGTGTACTACAATGAAGCTGCTG GCAACAAATATGTACCTCGGGCCATCCTAGTGGACCTGGAGCCAGGCACCATGGACTCTGTGAGGTCCGGACCGTTCGGCCAGATCTTCAGGCCAGACAACTTTGTGTTCGGTATGTCGTCATGCTCCGTGAGAGCTGGCCAGATGACTCATTCCCTTCCTAGCAGCCGTGGGCTTTACAGTTCTGTGTGCAGCATCCAGCTGAGCCTGTGTCCCACACACCCCAAGTCCTGGCCTAACCTAG TCGACAATGAGgctctgtatgacatctgcttcCGCACCCTGAAGCTGACCACACCCACCTATGGTGATCTCAACCACCTGGTGTCAGCCACCATGAGTGGAGTGACCACCTGCCTGCGCTTCCCGGGCCAGCTGAACGCAGACCTGCGCAAGCTGGCTGTGAACATGGTGCCATTCCCACGCCTGCACTTCTTCATGCCAGGCTTTGCACCTCTGACCAGCCGGGGCAGCCAGCAGTACCGAGCCCTGACAGTGCCCGAGCTCACCCAGCAGATGTTCGACTCCAAGAACATGATGGCTGCCTGCGACCCGCGCCATGGCCGCTACCTGACCGTGGCTGCCATTTTCCGTGGCCGCATGTCCATGAAGGAGGTGGATGAGCAGATGCTCAACGTGCAGAACAAGAACAGCAGCTACTTCGTGGAGTGGATCCCCAACAACGTCAAGACGGCCGTGTGTGACATCCCTCCTCGTGGCCTCAAGATGTCAGCCACCTTCATTGGCAACAGCACTGCCATCCAGGAGCTGTTCAAGCGCATCTCGGAGCAGTTCACTGCCATGTTCCGGCGCAAGGCTTTCCTGCACTGGTACACGGGCGAGGGCATGGACGAGATGGAGTTCACCGAGGCGGAGAGCAACATGAATGACCTGGTGTCTGAGTACCAGCAGTACCAGGATGCCACGGCTGATGAGCAGGGCGAGTtcgaggaggaggagggcgaggATGAGGCTTGA
- the LOC110333679 gene encoding tubulin beta chain-like, translating into MIHQFWEVISDEHGIDPTGSYHGDSDLQLERINVYYNEAAGNKYVPRAILVDLEPGTMDSVRSGPFGQIFRPDNFVFVSVINAKPYNATLSGYQLVENTGETYCINEALYDICLLLHTEADHTHL; encoded by the exons TTTTGGGAGGTGATAAGTGATGAGCATGGCATCGACCCCACTGGCAGTTACCATGGAGACAGTGACTTGCAGCTGGAGAGAATCAATGTGTACTACAATGAAGCTGCTG GCAACAAATATGTACCTCGGGCCATCCTAGTGGACCTGGAGCCAGGCACCATGGACTCTGTGAGGTCCGGACCGTTCGGCCAGATCTTCAGGCCAGACAACTTTGTGTTCG TGTCAGTCATCAACGCCAAACCCTATAATGCCACCCTTTCTGGGTACCAGCTGGTGGAGAACACAGGTGAAACTTATTGCATCAACGAGGCCCTGTATgacatctgtctgcttctgcacACGGAAGCTGACCACACCCATCTATGA